The proteins below come from a single Procambarus clarkii isolate CNS0578487 chromosome 54, FALCON_Pclarkii_2.0, whole genome shotgun sequence genomic window:
- the LOC138352625 gene encoding uncharacterized protein → MNIRPFSKASDEGVGNGDDEGTEVMMALALLFLGYIAQIQGQAYQPYGNHAPLPVVTPTTSTVTTETTLTHTLRETTTSDVWVTEQTAITLTVTQTTTQWEFVPQQPQTVTSVIRVTSTPVLLVTATVGVYPVSTIFSVYSQFFTTTDTVKYWQTITHVAVTHEIQTVPVISTQELVQDIVTTITQIVTTTVTSTTARYYA, encoded by the exons atgaacatcagaccatttagcaaggcatcggacgagggagtggggaatggcgaTGACGAGGGAACAGAAGTg ATGATGGCACTTGCTCTACTCTTCCTTGGTTATATCGCCCAG ATCCAGGGTCAGGCGTACCAACCTTACGGCAACCATGCGCCCCTGCCAGTCGTCACCCCCACAACCTCCACCGTCACCACTGAG ACtaccctgacccacactctgcgggAGACTacaacctctgacgtctgggttaCTGAGCAGACGGCGATCACCCTGACAGTCACCCAGACAACCACCCAATGGGAGTTTGTTCCCCAGCAGCCACAGACGGTGACCTCTGTGATAAGGGTCACCTCCACACCGGTACTGTTGGTGACGGCTACAGTGGGGGTCTACCCAGTGAGCACAATATTCTCGGTCTACAGTCAGTTCTTCACCACAACAGATACTGTTAAATACTGGCAGACCATCACCCACGTGGCTGTCACTCACGAG ATCCAGACGGTCCCTGTGATATCTACCCAAGAACTAGTGCAGGATATAGTAACTACCATCACCCAAATTGTAACTACTACGGTTACTTCCACCACCGCCAGATACTATGCTTAA